In Nocardia asteroides, the following proteins share a genomic window:
- a CDS encoding phthiocerol/phthiodiolone dimycocerosyl transferase family protein, translating to MTSEGGAMVRAGEIERQLSASERWFWLVDQLSPANCVVRLRVRGPIGAYRLEDAAAAVVAEYPLLRVVVADGPRFVPAPDPHLPVLHRIVADPDEWRTVLDEQLATPVDLATAPGRLIDLAWRPGTSDEQHDLILVFSHVLIDGRSMAALGSRILAVAFGAPAATVTRPPTPPADELIPRRHTRLLTCLRTNLTGQLTVFTRRAVGLPGTPPPLRARRTRTVIRAIDGNELAALRTRCRRAGVTVNAALTAALAQALGALNRPLGSGTAAIGIPVDVRSRLRPAPADDEPGMFTAVVPAFVPFGPGESLWDAARAAKAQLAQRITGGADLAGLAAIRYGCPRSLESGVRAVELVDRRAPWNVTLSNLGRLTAPETPAPLPITALTVAGTNSCASALTVAVATYDDTMSITFCYVDTQLPHATVELLADRTVAPLNR from the coding sequence GTGACGAGCGAAGGTGGGGCGATGGTGCGGGCCGGGGAGATCGAGCGCCAGCTCTCGGCCTCGGAGCGCTGGTTCTGGCTGGTCGATCAGCTGTCGCCGGCCAACTGCGTGGTCCGCCTGCGGGTACGCGGGCCGATCGGCGCCTACCGGCTCGAGGACGCGGCGGCCGCCGTCGTCGCCGAATATCCACTGCTGCGGGTGGTCGTCGCGGACGGCCCGCGGTTCGTGCCCGCGCCGGATCCGCATCTGCCGGTGCTGCACCGGATCGTCGCCGACCCGGACGAGTGGCGCACCGTCCTCGACGAACAGCTCGCGACCCCGGTCGACCTCGCGACCGCACCGGGCAGGCTGATCGATCTGGCCTGGCGCCCCGGCACTTCCGACGAACAGCACGACCTGATCCTGGTGTTCTCCCATGTGCTGATCGACGGCCGGTCGATGGCCGCGCTGGGCTCGCGCATCCTGGCCGTCGCCTTCGGCGCACCCGCGGCCACCGTCACCCGTCCGCCGACGCCGCCCGCCGACGAGCTGATCCCGCGCAGGCACACTCGCCTGCTCACCTGTCTCCGCACGAATCTCACCGGCCAGCTCACGGTGTTCACCCGGCGCGCCGTCGGCCTGCCCGGCACTCCGCCGCCCCTGCGCGCCCGCCGTACCCGCACGGTCATCCGCGCCATCGACGGCAACGAACTCGCCGCGCTGCGCACCCGCTGCCGCCGCGCGGGCGTCACCGTCAACGCGGCCCTGACCGCCGCCCTCGCCCAGGCGCTCGGCGCGCTGAACCGCCCACTGGGCTCCGGGACGGCCGCGATCGGCATCCCCGTCGACGTCCGCTCCCGGCTGCGGCCCGCGCCCGCCGACGACGAACCGGGCATGTTCACCGCTGTCGTCCCGGCCTTCGTCCCCTTCGGCCCGGGGGAGTCACTCTGGGACGCCGCCCGGGCCGCCAAAGCGCAACTGGCCCAGCGCATCACCGGCGGCGCCGACCTGGCCGGCTTGGCCGCCATCCGCTACGGCTGCCCCCGTTCCCTCGAATCCGGTGTCCGCGCGGTGGAACTCGTCGATCGCCGGGCCCCGTGGAATGTCACGCTCAGCAATCTCGGCAGGCTCACCGCCCCCGAAACTCCCGCGCCGCTGCCGATCACGGCGCTCACCGTCGCGGGGACCAACTCCTGTGCCAGCGCCCTCACCGTCGCCGTGGCCACCTACGACGACACGATGTCGATCACCTTCTGCTACGTCGACACCCAGCTCCCGCACGCCACCGTCGAACTCCTGGCCGACCGCACCGTCGCCCCGCTCAACCGCTGA
- a CDS encoding pentapeptide repeat-containing protein, which yields MKFWRRRPKGDLHAVPSWPTDPDARQALARYLNNLPTDPAAPRTTEMLFNGWGLDLGGSDLSGLDLGGAELGEARLTGARLVDTDLYGAWMLSTDLSGADLTGADLGKAQARDCTLRETTLHGARLMKADFATSDFHGADLTGADLRRGTFSDTDFRGASLRGCRVDSASFCGARLGHCAVAGAAGTIDGPVDVGERSPHWLDGAELAAWFAASGAPAVTVRSLH from the coding sequence ATGAAATTCTGGCGGCGTCGCCCGAAAGGTGATCTGCACGCGGTGCCCTCCTGGCCCACCGACCCCGACGCCAGGCAGGCGCTGGCCCGCTATCTGAACAATCTGCCCACCGACCCGGCCGCCCCGCGCACGACCGAAATGCTGTTCAACGGCTGGGGACTCGACCTCGGCGGCAGCGACCTGTCCGGGCTCGACCTGGGTGGCGCCGAGCTCGGCGAGGCGCGGCTGACGGGGGCGCGGCTGGTCGACACCGACCTCTACGGCGCGTGGATGCTGTCCACGGATCTGTCCGGCGCGGACCTCACCGGCGCCGACCTGGGCAAGGCGCAGGCCCGCGACTGCACCCTGCGCGAGACCACCTTGCACGGCGCCCGCCTGATGAAGGCCGACTTCGCGACCTCCGATTTCCACGGCGCCGACCTCACCGGCGCCGACCTGCGCCGAGGCACGTTCAGCGACACCGACTTCCGCGGCGCCAGCCTGCGCGGGTGCCGCGTCGACTCGGCCAGCTTCTGTGGCGCGCGGCTGGGACACTGCGCCGTCGCCGGGGCCGCGGGCACCATCGACGGCCCGGTCGACGTGGGCGAACGCAGCCCGCACTGGCTCGACGGCGCGGAACTCGCCGCCTGGTTCGCCGCCTCGGGCGCCCCCGCCGTCACCGTTCGTTCCCTGCACTAA
- a CDS encoding peptidase inhibitor family I36 protein has protein sequence MQKLFAVILAVVVGFGAAACLDDKPAGEKSTAEIAQEIACELVVPIIDAVVVKMRAGVTVTATLIAAATGLALSKACTLLLDRIGAAPDEEHEVTLDNGKGSETTKISGNTFTSVTESWCKRTGGCTGYDRCPTDYLCLFTGSEGTGKMSLFKIGSPDLAGQHIDAATVSVYNRSGKTATLFAARGHSGDTHTVATSAKGDLPAAWQSRARSLTVGPIPTATPTTPTGPSTPKSSAPSSSTTTSSTTTTPTSSSSSVN, from the coding sequence GTGCAGAAGCTGTTCGCGGTGATCCTCGCAGTCGTCGTCGGGTTCGGCGCCGCCGCCTGCCTCGACGACAAACCAGCCGGGGAGAAGTCGACCGCCGAGATCGCGCAGGAGATCGCCTGCGAGCTGGTGGTGCCGATCATCGACGCCGTGGTGGTGAAGATGCGGGCCGGCGTGACCGTGACGGCGACACTGATCGCCGCCGCCACCGGCCTCGCGCTGAGCAAGGCCTGCACGCTGCTGCTGGACCGGATCGGCGCGGCGCCCGACGAAGAACACGAGGTCACTCTCGACAACGGCAAGGGCTCGGAGACCACCAAGATCAGCGGCAACACCTTCACCAGCGTCACCGAGAGCTGGTGCAAGCGGACCGGCGGCTGCACCGGCTACGACCGCTGCCCCACCGACTACCTGTGCTTGTTCACCGGCAGCGAGGGCACCGGCAAGATGTCGCTGTTCAAGATCGGCTCCCCCGACCTGGCGGGCCAGCACATCGACGCCGCCACCGTCTCCGTCTACAACCGCAGCGGCAAGACCGCCACCCTCTTCGCCGCCCGCGGCCATTCCGGCGACACCCACACGGTCGCGACATCCGCCAAGGGCGATCTTCCCGCCGCCTGGCAATCTCGCGCTCGTTCTTTGACGGTCGGCCCCATCCCCACCGCCACCCCGACCACGCCCACCGGCCCGAGCACCCCGAAATCATCCGCGCCATCGTCGTCGACAACCACGTCGTCGACGACCACCACACCCACCAGTTCGTCGTCTTCCGTGAACTGA
- a CDS encoding type II toxin-antitoxin system VapC family toxin has translation MIVVDASVFVHALLNPDPLGDACRSALESDNRWIAPQHWTVEVLSVIRRFTRAGTITAEQGARAVTALGRLDPEVPVTRVLVPRIWELRDNLSAYDAAYVAAAEAYGCELLTTDSRLANASGVKCAVRVVGDRE, from the coding sequence GTGATCGTGGTCGACGCGTCGGTGTTCGTCCATGCCCTCCTGAACCCGGACCCGCTCGGCGATGCCTGCCGCAGTGCCCTGGAATCCGACAATCGATGGATCGCTCCGCAACACTGGACGGTCGAGGTGCTGTCGGTGATCCGGCGGTTCACCCGCGCGGGCACCATCACCGCCGAGCAGGGCGCCCGTGCGGTCACCGCTCTCGGCAGGCTGGACCCCGAGGTTCCCGTGACCCGGGTCCTCGTCCCCAGGATCTGGGAACTGCGCGACAACCTGTCCGCCTACGACGCCGCTTACGTCGCGGCCGCCGAAGCCTATGGGTGTGAGCTGCTCACCACGGACAGCAGGCTGGCCAACGCCTCCGGTGTGAAGTGCGCGGTCCGCGTCGTCGGAGACCGCGAGTAG
- the secA gene encoding preprotein translocase subunit SecA — MPALTLTRLLRIGEGRMVKRLSNLADEVIAYGEEIEQLTDDELRAKTAEFKQRYTDGETLDDLLLEAFAVAREASWRVLNQKHYKVQIMGGASLHLGNISEMKTGEGKTLTCVLPAYLNALSGEGVHVVTVNDYLAKRDAEWMGRVHRFLGLEVGVILGGMTPAERRVAYHADVTYGTNNEFGFDYLRDNMTHSLDDLVQRGHNFAVVDEVDSILIDEARTPLIISGPADASSKWYAEFARIAPLLKKDVHYEVDIKKRTIGVHEAGVEFVEDQLGIDNLYEAANSPLVSYLNNAIKAKELYTRDKDYIVRDGEVIIVDEFTGRILVGRRYNEGMHQAIEAKEKVEIQPENQTLATITLQNYFRLYNKLSGMTGTAETEAAELHSIYSLGVVPIPTNKPMVRKDQADLIYKSEEAKFNAVVDDVVERHEKGQPVLIGTTSVERSEYLSKQFTKRGVAHSVLNAKFHEQEAQIIAEAGRPGAVTVATNMAGRGTDIVLGGNADIIADILLRKQGLDPVNTPDEYEAAWHSALEQVKKQTEADADKVREAGGLYVLGTERHESRRIDNQLRGRSGRQGDPGESRFYLSLGDELMRRFNGAALEAIMTRLNLPDDVPIEAKMVSKAIKSAQTQVEQQNFEIRKNVLKYDEVMNQQRTVIYGERNRILRGEDMEGQVQSMITDVTTAYVDGATAEGYVEDWDLDKLWTALKTLYPVSLDQKELVGETATGDAGELTRDELRQALLDDAHTAYEKREQEIDGLAGEGAMRNLERQVLLSVLDRKWREHLYEMDYLKEGIGLRAMAQRDPLVEYQREGFDMFAAMLEGLKEESVGFLFNLQVEVQQPQPEGVSVGTGLRSPVGAARPQDAPAETQAPPALRAKGITDQAPRGLNYSGPAEDGRAESHSDAQEYGGQQSGTRRERREAARADTKGKRRR; from the coding sequence GTGCCTGCGCTGACACTGACGAGGTTGCTACGGATTGGTGAAGGTCGCATGGTCAAGCGGCTGTCGAACCTCGCCGACGAGGTCATCGCGTACGGCGAGGAGATCGAGCAGCTGACCGACGACGAGCTGCGCGCCAAGACCGCCGAGTTCAAGCAGCGCTACACCGACGGTGAGACCCTCGACGACCTGCTGCTCGAGGCCTTCGCGGTGGCCCGCGAGGCGTCCTGGCGAGTGCTGAACCAGAAGCACTACAAGGTGCAGATCATGGGCGGCGCCTCGCTGCACCTGGGCAACATCTCGGAGATGAAGACCGGTGAGGGCAAGACCCTGACCTGTGTGCTCCCGGCCTACCTGAACGCCCTGTCGGGTGAGGGCGTGCACGTCGTCACCGTCAACGACTACCTCGCCAAGCGCGACGCCGAGTGGATGGGCCGCGTGCACCGCTTCCTCGGCCTCGAGGTGGGCGTGATCCTGGGCGGCATGACCCCCGCCGAGCGCCGCGTCGCCTACCACGCCGACGTCACCTACGGCACGAACAACGAGTTCGGCTTCGACTACCTGCGCGACAACATGACCCACTCGCTGGACGATCTCGTCCAGCGCGGCCACAACTTCGCCGTGGTCGACGAGGTCGACTCCATCCTCATCGACGAGGCCCGTACCCCGCTGATCATCTCGGGCCCGGCCGACGCCTCGTCCAAGTGGTACGCCGAGTTCGCGCGCATCGCGCCGCTGCTGAAGAAGGACGTCCACTACGAGGTGGACATCAAGAAGCGCACCATCGGTGTGCACGAGGCGGGCGTGGAGTTCGTCGAGGACCAGCTCGGCATCGACAACCTCTACGAGGCCGCGAACTCGCCGCTGGTGAGCTACCTGAACAACGCCATCAAGGCCAAGGAGCTCTACACCCGCGACAAGGACTACATCGTCCGCGACGGCGAAGTGATCATCGTCGACGAGTTCACCGGTCGCATCCTGGTCGGCCGCCGCTACAACGAGGGCATGCACCAGGCGATCGAGGCCAAGGAGAAGGTCGAGATCCAGCCGGAGAACCAGACGCTGGCCACGATCACCCTGCAGAACTACTTCCGCCTCTACAACAAGCTGTCCGGCATGACCGGTACCGCCGAGACCGAGGCCGCCGAGCTGCACTCGATCTACAGCCTCGGCGTGGTCCCCATCCCGACGAACAAGCCGATGGTCCGCAAGGACCAGGCCGACCTGATCTACAAGTCGGAAGAGGCCAAGTTCAACGCGGTCGTCGACGATGTGGTGGAGCGGCACGAGAAGGGCCAGCCGGTCCTGATCGGTACCACCAGCGTCGAGCGCTCGGAGTACCTGTCCAAGCAGTTCACCAAGCGCGGTGTGGCCCACTCGGTGCTGAACGCGAAGTTCCACGAGCAGGAAGCCCAGATCATCGCCGAGGCCGGCCGGCCCGGCGCGGTCACCGTCGCCACCAACATGGCCGGTCGTGGTACCGACATCGTGCTCGGCGGCAACGCCGACATCATCGCCGACATCCTGCTGCGCAAGCAGGGCCTGGACCCGGTGAACACCCCCGACGAGTACGAGGCCGCCTGGCACTCCGCGCTCGAGCAGGTCAAGAAGCAGACCGAGGCCGACGCCGACAAGGTGCGCGAGGCAGGCGGCCTGTACGTGCTCGGCACCGAGCGCCACGAGTCGCGCCGTATCGACAACCAGCTGCGCGGTCGTTCCGGCCGTCAGGGCGACCCGGGCGAGTCCCGGTTCTACCTGTCGCTGGGTGACGAGCTGATGCGCCGCTTCAACGGCGCCGCGCTCGAGGCGATCATGACCCGCCTGAACCTGCCCGACGACGTGCCGATCGAGGCCAAGATGGTCTCCAAGGCCATCAAGAGCGCGCAGACCCAGGTCGAGCAGCAGAACTTCGAGATCCGCAAGAACGTCTTGAAGTACGACGAGGTGATGAACCAGCAGCGCACCGTCATCTACGGCGAGCGCAACCGGATCCTGCGCGGCGAGGACATGGAGGGCCAGGTCCAGAGCATGATCACCGACGTGACCACCGCCTACGTGGACGGTGCGACCGCCGAGGGTTATGTCGAGGACTGGGACCTGGACAAGCTGTGGACCGCGCTCAAGACCCTGTACCCGGTGAGCCTGGACCAGAAGGAACTGGTCGGCGAGACCGCCACCGGTGACGCGGGCGAGCTCACCCGCGACGAGCTGCGCCAGGCCCTGCTCGACGACGCGCACACCGCCTACGAGAAGCGCGAGCAGGAGATCGACGGCCTCGCCGGCGAGGGCGCGATGCGCAACCTCGAGCGTCAGGTGCTGCTGTCGGTCCTGGACCGCAAGTGGCGCGAGCACCTCTACGAGATGGATTACCTCAAGGAGGGCATCGGCCTGCGCGCGATGGCCCAGCGCGATCCGCTCGTCGAGTACCAGCGCGAGGGCTTCGACATGTTCGCCGCGATGCTGGAGGGTCTGAAGGAGGAGTCGGTCGGCTTCCTGTTCAACCTCCAGGTCGAGGTGCAGCAGCCGCAGCCCGAGGGCGTCTCGGTCGGCACCGGTCTGCGTTCCCCGGTCGGCGCCGCGCGCCCCCAGGACGCCCCCGCCGAAACCCAGGCCCCGCCCGCCCTGCGCGCCAAGGGCATCACCGATCAGGCCCCCCGCGGCCTGAACTACTCGGGCCCCGCCGAGGACGGCCGCGCCGAATCCCATTCCGACGCCCAGGAATACGGCGGCCAGCAGTCCGGTACCCGCCGCGAGCGCCGCGAGGCCGCCCGCGCCGACACCAAGGGCAAGCGCCGCCGCTGA
- a CDS encoding WS/DGAT/MGAT family O-acyltransferase has product MITRLTPQDASFYRLESSSNPIHIGSLAILQNTATGATGQVLDYEGLIDLVESRLPLVPRYRRKVREIPLALGRPVWVEDSRFDITYHIRRSALPGPGSDEQLYDLVARLASRPLDQARPLWEMYLIEGLADGRSAVFTKSHSALVDGDTALEIGHVILDNTPLPRDLADDAWRAPREPTDVELLAGALSQLAAQPREAYEVARDAGSNAFGLVRGTRMAVKAAADAVRAATSGVADSPLNARTSRSRRFDVVRTDLEDYRTIRRHFDCSINDTVLAVVTGALRNWLLSRNEALVESTNLRAVVPMSVYVDGDDQLTPASEVSSFLIDLPVGEPNPVMRLSHISHATEAAGRQRRGVRARTLVHLAGFAPASLHAMSVRAASTFADNTFNLVITNAPGPQTAMYIGGARMLEMYPVSPLLRNQTLSFGLTSYDGQVFYGLNADRDAMADIDVLAASVHESMEELLGACI; this is encoded by the coding sequence GTGATCACGAGATTGACGCCGCAGGACGCGTCGTTCTACCGGCTCGAGTCGAGCAGCAACCCGATTCACATCGGCTCTCTCGCGATCCTCCAGAACACCGCGACCGGCGCCACGGGCCAGGTTCTCGACTACGAGGGCCTGATCGACCTGGTCGAATCCCGGTTGCCGCTGGTCCCCCGCTATCGCCGCAAGGTCCGCGAGATCCCGCTCGCCCTCGGCAGGCCGGTGTGGGTGGAGGACAGCCGCTTCGACATCACCTATCACATCCGCCGCTCCGCGCTGCCGGGTCCGGGCAGCGACGAACAGCTCTACGACCTGGTCGCCCGGCTGGCCTCGCGGCCGCTGGACCAGGCCAGGCCGCTGTGGGAGATGTACCTGATCGAGGGACTGGCCGACGGGCGCAGCGCGGTGTTCACCAAGTCGCACTCGGCGCTCGTCGACGGCGACACCGCGCTCGAGATCGGGCACGTGATCCTCGACAACACCCCGCTGCCCCGAGATCTGGCCGACGACGCCTGGCGCGCGCCCCGCGAGCCCACCGACGTCGAGCTGCTGGCCGGCGCGCTCTCGCAGCTGGCCGCGCAGCCGCGCGAGGCCTACGAGGTGGCCCGCGACGCGGGCTCCAACGCGTTCGGGCTGGTCCGCGGCACTCGGATGGCGGTGAAGGCGGCGGCCGACGCGGTCCGCGCCGCGACCTCAGGCGTGGCCGACAGCCCGCTCAACGCCAGGACCTCGCGCAGCCGCCGCTTCGACGTGGTGCGCACCGACCTCGAGGACTATCGCACCATCCGGCGGCACTTCGACTGCTCGATCAACGACACCGTGCTCGCGGTGGTCACCGGGGCGCTGCGCAACTGGCTGCTCTCGCGCAACGAGGCACTGGTCGAGTCGACGAACCTGCGCGCGGTGGTGCCGATGTCGGTCTACGTCGACGGCGACGACCAGCTCACCCCGGCCAGCGAGGTGTCCTCGTTCCTCATCGATCTGCCGGTGGGCGAACCGAATCCGGTGATGCGGCTGTCGCACATCTCGCACGCCACCGAGGCCGCCGGCAGGCAGCGTCGCGGCGTGCGCGCCCGCACCCTGGTCCACCTGGCCGGTTTCGCGCCCGCCAGCCTGCACGCGATGAGCGTGCGCGCGGCGAGTACCTTCGCCGACAACACGTTCAATCTGGTGATCACCAACGCGCCGGGTCCACAGACCGCGATGTACATCGGCGGAGCGCGCATGCTGGAGATGTATCCGGTATCGCCGCTGCTGCGCAATCAGACGTTGAGCTTCGGGCTCACCTCGTACGACGGTCAGGTCTTCTACGGACTCAACGCCGACCGCGACGCCATGGCCGACATCGACGTCCTGGCGGCGTCGGTGCACGAATCGATGGAGGAGTTGCTCGGTGCCTGTATCTGA
- a CDS encoding DUF6912 family protein yields MLRRLVDEREVFPLGATAFAVTPALREAYAAGDDDELAEVAMQEAARASLRLLAADRDGLDDDAPAADTDATPGSPVYRRAVIAADVTGAKLRPDLDDAVVKLAGPITYDQVASVHVDLAEAEPQVAKAVDVIDAADLGDTDAEFVLGDAEDHQLAWYATQELPFLLDLL; encoded by the coding sequence ATGCTGCGCAGGCTCGTCGACGAGCGGGAGGTGTTTCCGCTCGGCGCGACCGCCTTCGCGGTCACGCCCGCGCTGCGCGAGGCCTACGCCGCCGGCGACGACGACGAACTCGCCGAGGTGGCGATGCAGGAGGCGGCCAGGGCGTCGCTGCGGCTACTGGCCGCCGACCGCGACGGGCTCGACGACGACGCCCCCGCCGCGGACACGGACGCGACGCCGGGCAGCCCGGTCTACCGGCGCGCGGTGATCGCCGCCGACGTCACCGGCGCCAAGCTGCGGCCCGATCTCGACGACGCCGTGGTGAAGCTGGCCGGGCCGATCACCTACGACCAGGTGGCCTCGGTGCATGTCGACCTGGCCGAGGCCGAGCCGCAGGTCGCCAAGGCCGTCGACGTGATCGACGCCGCCGATCTGGGCGATACCGACGCCGAGTTCGTCCTCGGTGACGCCGAGGACCACCAGCTCGCCTGGTACGCCACCCAGGAACTCCCGTTCCTGCTCGACCTGCTCTGA
- a CDS encoding ferredoxin reductase, whose protein sequence is MVMNKFREWLEAPAAQVADRGGKLNVLRGAVARVTTPLLPDDYLHLANPLWSARELRGRIVEVRKETADSATLVIKPGWGFDFKYKPGQYIGIGILIDGRWNWRSYSLTCPPDWTGEGGKRLISIAVKAMPEGKLSSHLVNGVAAGTIVRLAAPQGGFVLPEPPPAKVLFLTAGSGITPVMSMLRTLDRRDGVTDVVHVHSAPTDADVMFGAELRALHDKHPSFVSHLQLTDAQGLFSLASLDELYPDWRERETWACGPAPMLDAIEHHWKAAGIPDKLHVERFEVERSAIGEGGTVTFGTTGRTVAADGATSLLEAGESVGVQLPFGCRMGICQTCVVTLSAGHARDLRNGDERQPGDKVQTCISAAAGDCTLDI, encoded by the coding sequence ATGGTCATGAACAAGTTCCGGGAATGGCTGGAAGCACCGGCCGCGCAGGTCGCCGATCGCGGCGGCAAGCTCAACGTGCTGCGCGGCGCGGTGGCCCGGGTGACCACGCCACTGCTGCCCGACGACTACCTGCACCTGGCCAACCCGCTGTGGTCGGCGCGGGAGCTGCGCGGGCGGATCGTCGAGGTGCGGAAGGAGACCGCCGACTCGGCCACCCTGGTGATCAAGCCGGGCTGGGGTTTCGACTTCAAGTACAAGCCGGGCCAGTACATCGGCATCGGCATCCTGATCGACGGCCGCTGGAACTGGCGCTCGTACTCGCTGACCTGTCCGCCGGACTGGACCGGCGAGGGCGGCAAGCGGCTCATTTCCATCGCGGTGAAGGCGATGCCGGAGGGCAAGCTGTCCAGCCACCTCGTCAACGGGGTCGCCGCGGGCACCATCGTCCGGCTGGCCGCGCCGCAGGGCGGGTTCGTGCTGCCGGAGCCGCCGCCGGCCAAGGTGCTGTTCCTCACCGCGGGCAGCGGCATCACCCCGGTGATGTCGATGCTGCGCACGCTGGACCGGCGCGACGGTGTCACCGACGTGGTGCACGTGCACTCCGCGCCCACAGACGCCGACGTGATGTTCGGCGCCGAGCTGCGCGCCCTGCACGACAAGCACCCCAGCTTCGTCTCCCACCTGCAGCTGACCGACGCGCAGGGCCTGTTCTCGCTGGCCAGCCTGGACGAGCTCTACCCCGACTGGCGCGAGCGCGAGACCTGGGCGTGCGGTCCGGCACCGATGCTCGACGCGATCGAGCACCACTGGAAGGCCGCCGGGATCCCCGACAAGCTGCACGTGGAGCGCTTCGAGGTGGAGCGTTCGGCGATCGGCGAGGGCGGCACCGTGACCTTCGGCACCACCGGTCGCACCGTCGCCGCCGACGGCGCGACCAGCCTGCTCGAGGCGGGCGAGTCGGTGGGCGTGCAATTGCCGTTCGGCTGCCGCATGGGCATCTGCCAGACCTGCGTGGTCACGCTGTCGGCCGGACACGCCCGCGATCTGCGCAACGGTGACGAACGCCAGCCCGGCGACAAGGTGCAGACCTGCATCTCGGCCGCCGCGGGCGACTGCACACTCGACATCTGA
- a CDS encoding fatty acid desaturase family protein, protein MAITDIQAFAHLTAADIETLGKELDSIRRDVETSRGERDAKYIRRTIAAQRALEVAGRAVLFGSRNRWAWLGGTALLSVAKIIENMELGHNVSHGQWDWMNDPEIHSTSWEWDMTGTSAQWRRAHNYSHHTYTNVLGKDEDLGFGILRMTRDEAWHPKHLVQPAANLLLAATFEWGIALHDLGIEKELAGIPAKQVFSEPNKEFARKAGRQVVKDFVLYPALTGPAWKSTLKANTTANLVRNLWAYAVIFCGHFPDGAEKFTIEQLDGETQGEWYLRQMLGSANFKAGPVMAFMSGNLCYQIEHHLFPDLPSNRYPEVAVRVRELCDKYDLPYTTGSLGKQYLLAFRTIHKLALPDRFLKRTADDAPETSSERKFTGISLPEALRVDPETGKRFGLRSALHDAKVTLEIKARHEKEVLREAKATLKARARQEKLALREAKRALAERAKQERGVLRDRAARRMARHA, encoded by the coding sequence GTGGCCATCACCGATATCCAGGCCTTCGCCCATCTCACGGCCGCCGACATCGAGACACTGGGGAAAGAGCTCGATTCGATTCGCCGTGACGTGGAGACTTCGCGTGGCGAACGCGACGCGAAGTACATCCGGCGCACCATCGCCGCCCAGCGCGCCCTCGAGGTCGCGGGCCGCGCGGTGCTGTTCGGCAGCCGCAACCGCTGGGCCTGGCTCGGCGGCACGGCGCTGCTGTCGGTGGCCAAGATCATCGAGAACATGGAGCTCGGGCACAACGTCAGCCACGGGCAGTGGGACTGGATGAACGATCCGGAGATCCACTCCACCAGCTGGGAGTGGGACATGACCGGGACCTCGGCGCAGTGGCGCCGGGCGCACAACTACTCCCATCACACCTACACCAACGTCCTGGGCAAGGACGAGGACCTGGGCTTCGGCATCCTGCGGATGACCCGCGACGAGGCTTGGCACCCCAAGCACCTGGTGCAGCCGGCGGCGAACCTGTTGCTGGCCGCCACTTTCGAGTGGGGCATCGCGCTGCACGACCTCGGTATCGAGAAGGAGCTGGCCGGGATCCCCGCCAAGCAGGTGTTCTCGGAGCCGAACAAGGAGTTCGCGCGCAAGGCCGGTCGTCAGGTGGTCAAGGACTTCGTGCTGTACCCGGCGCTCACCGGCCCCGCCTGGAAGTCCACGCTGAAGGCGAACACCACCGCCAACCTGGTGCGCAACCTGTGGGCCTACGCGGTGATCTTCTGCGGTCACTTCCCCGACGGCGCCGAGAAGTTCACGATCGAGCAGCTCGACGGCGAGACCCAGGGCGAGTGGTACCTGCGCCAGATGCTGGGCAGCGCCAACTTCAAGGCCGGTCCGGTGATGGCCTTCATGAGCGGCAATCTCTGCTACCAGATCGAGCACCACTTGTTCCCCGACCTGCCGAGCAACCGGTACCCCGAGGTCGCGGTACGCGTGCGCGAGCTGTGCGACAAGTACGACCTGCCGTACACCACCGGCTCGCTGGGCAAGCAGTACCTGCTGGCGTTCCGGACCATCCACAAGCTGGCCCTGCCGGACCGTTTCCTCAAGCGGACCGCCGACGATGCGCCGGAGACGTCCTCGGAGCGCAAGTTCACCGGCATCTCGCTGCCGGAGGCGCTGCGGGTGGACCCCGAGACCGGTAAGCGCTTCGGCCTGCGCTCGGCGCTGCACGACGCGAAGGTGACGCTCGAGATCAAGGCCAGGCACGAGAAGGAGGTGCTGCGCGAGGCCAAGGCGACGCTGAAGGCGCGCGCCCGGCAGGAGAAGCTGGCGCTGCGCGAGGCCAAGCGCGCGCTCGCCGAGCGGGCCAAGCAGGAACGCGGCGTGCTGCGCGACCGGGCGGCCCGACGGATGGCCCGACACGCCTGA